Proteins encoded by one window of SAR324 cluster bacterium:
- a CDS encoding penicillin-binding protein 2, translated as MKSRTHNPKFSLYTFNLRVLSIVVVIASCLVVLLGRMFYLQILQAEYFSERARHQQQSRITLEPRRGTITDRQGRRLAVSVPVQSLYARPQNIESPYTVATRIAPLLDINRDKLLKTLRTKRSFVWLKRQLPPEVAQEIKAMDFEGLDFVEEYRRVYPNGEMAGALLGFTGVDSQGLEGLEYQYQNLMAGEPEEIVVERDGTRRVIPHTLPHDLKAQRHSIQLTLDNTIQHYTEAALKRGVETSRADRGVAIVMHSHTGAVLSMATYPQFDPNRYTDFDRSTFLNRAVTVGYEPGSTFKILTIAAALEEKLITPEQEFFCENGTYRFAGEDFHDTSPHENLNIEQIIQKSSNICAIKIGTMLSPEKFYEHIRRFGFGSRPESGLSGEAIGRVLPLQRWTRVDHASISFGHGILVSPLQLISALNVVAADGKWFHPYIVDHAFSEEGEIILETLDEEGKISQKFGAYDPKQLISAETAQILRKMMISVTQEGGTAVEAAIPGYNVAGKTGTSQVFDEKTGRYSNRKHIAFFNGYVPAEQPLLTVLVVIEHPRSSPYGGKVAGPVFKEIVSRTFLHNDILPELKKEVAEVLDNPEQG; from the coding sequence ATGAAGTCTCGCACCCATAATCCCAAATTTTCACTATACACTTTCAATCTCCGAGTTCTGTCGATTGTTGTAGTGATTGCCAGTTGTTTGGTAGTTTTATTGGGTCGCATGTTCTACTTGCAGATTTTGCAAGCTGAGTACTTCTCAGAGCGCGCTCGTCACCAACAACAAAGTAGAATCACCCTGGAACCTCGCAGAGGAACAATTACAGATCGCCAAGGCCGACGCCTCGCTGTTTCAGTCCCAGTACAATCCCTCTACGCAAGACCACAAAATATTGAATCTCCTTACACAGTTGCGACACGTATTGCTCCACTACTTGATATTAATCGGGACAAACTTCTTAAAACTCTCAGAACAAAACGCTCTTTCGTCTGGCTAAAACGTCAACTGCCCCCTGAGGTTGCCCAGGAAATTAAGGCAATGGACTTTGAGGGGTTAGATTTTGTTGAAGAGTACAGAAGGGTCTATCCAAATGGTGAGATGGCTGGTGCATTGTTAGGTTTCACAGGAGTCGATTCACAAGGATTGGAAGGGCTAGAATACCAGTATCAAAACTTGATGGCTGGAGAACCTGAAGAAATCGTTGTTGAGAGGGATGGGACTCGAAGAGTAATTCCACACACCTTGCCTCACGATCTGAAAGCTCAAAGGCACTCCATTCAACTGACACTTGACAACACCATTCAACATTACACCGAAGCTGCGCTGAAACGTGGGGTCGAGACTTCCCGAGCTGACCGCGGAGTAGCCATCGTCATGCACTCCCATACAGGAGCAGTGCTGTCAATGGCGACCTATCCCCAATTCGATCCAAATCGATACACAGATTTTGACAGATCAACTTTTCTGAATCGTGCTGTCACCGTTGGCTATGAGCCTGGTTCAACTTTTAAAATTTTAACCATTGCGGCTGCTCTGGAAGAGAAGCTGATTACACCGGAGCAAGAATTTTTCTGTGAAAATGGTACCTATCGGTTTGCTGGAGAAGATTTCCATGACACCTCACCTCATGAAAATCTGAATATCGAACAGATCATTCAGAAATCTTCGAACATCTGTGCCATCAAAATTGGTACAATGCTGAGCCCAGAGAAATTCTACGAACATATTCGTCGATTTGGATTTGGATCACGACCGGAATCTGGACTTTCTGGGGAGGCTATTGGGCGTGTGCTACCACTACAACGCTGGACTCGAGTTGATCATGCCTCCATCTCATTTGGCCATGGCATCTTAGTATCTCCGTTACAGTTGATCAGTGCACTGAACGTAGTTGCTGCTGACGGGAAATGGTTTCATCCTTACATTGTAGACCATGCTTTCAGCGAGGAAGGGGAAATCATTCTGGAGACTCTTGATGAGGAAGGAAAAATCTCACAGAAATTTGGAGCTTATGATCCAAAGCAGTTGATTTCTGCTGAAACAGCCCAAATATTGAGGAAAATGATGATTAGCGTAACCCAGGAAGGTGGCACTGCTGTAGAAGCAGCGATCCCAGGTTACAACGTTGCTGGAAAGACTGGGACCTCTCAAGTTTTTGATGAAAAAACGGGTAGATACTCTAACCGAAAGCATATTGCTTTTTTCAACGGCTATGTCCCAGCTGAACAGCCACTACTCACTGTGCTTGTTGTGATCGAACACCCACGGAGTTCTCCCTACGGTGGTAAAGTCGCAGGGCCTGTTTTCAAGGAGATTGTCAGTAGAACATTTCTGCACAATGACATCCTGCCAGAGTTGAAAAAAGAAGTTGCTGAGGTTCTGGACAACCCCGAACAAGGGTGA
- the menC gene encoding o-succinylbenzoate synthase, which produces MNRSALAALLAENIWHILPYRLPLRNSLTTQQESDPFRKGLLLFWQSDVGIVYGEIAPLPGLHSESLDEAKLLVQNHFPHFIKELEASNDNWIEFNYPKELTPSVKFGFEMLAFHYQLLRQRTSLTHFLKSELSFPISLNGLLNCSLESLESEIQRCKFAGYKTVKIKVGRKELKEDIQRVRLVRRQWADVEIRLDANQAWTLTEAEEILCALADCNLAYCEEPLHNPQELPQLRKSCEVNLALDETLWKDPELARSIQNNIHACILKPGILGGWQETLKWIKSAKSTGILPVLSSSFESGIGHLWIALLASSYVLKAPAVGLDTAFWFDKDLLKPSFTSRIQNGRLILPQKWPEFFELNMNVLQAPS; this is translated from the coding sequence GTGAATCGCTCAGCACTCGCAGCATTACTAGCAGAAAACATCTGGCACATACTGCCTTATCGTCTACCTCTTCGAAATAGTCTTACCACCCAACAAGAATCAGATCCCTTCCGTAAGGGTCTACTGTTGTTTTGGCAAAGTGATGTTGGCATTGTCTACGGTGAAATTGCTCCTTTACCAGGGCTTCATTCGGAAAGTTTAGATGAGGCCAAATTATTGGTTCAGAATCACTTCCCACATTTCATCAAAGAGTTAGAAGCGAGCAATGATAATTGGATTGAATTCAATTATCCAAAGGAACTTACTCCTTCAGTAAAATTTGGTTTTGAAATGCTGGCATTTCACTATCAGCTTCTGCGACAAAGAACTTCGTTAACCCATTTTTTAAAGTCAGAACTCAGCTTTCCTATCTCATTAAATGGTCTGCTAAACTGCTCTCTAGAGAGTTTAGAAAGTGAAATCCAACGCTGTAAATTTGCTGGTTACAAGACCGTCAAAATCAAAGTAGGCCGTAAAGAACTGAAGGAGGATATCCAGAGAGTTCGATTAGTTCGGAGGCAATGGGCTGACGTGGAAATTCGCCTTGACGCAAACCAAGCTTGGACACTAACAGAGGCAGAAGAAATCTTGTGCGCCTTGGCAGACTGTAATTTAGCTTACTGCGAAGAACCTCTGCACAATCCTCAAGAACTGCCACAACTTAGAAAATCTTGTGAGGTCAACTTAGCACTAGATGAGACCTTATGGAAAGATCCAGAGTTGGCGAGATCGATTCAAAACAACATTCATGCATGTATCCTCAAACCGGGAATTTTAGGTGGGTGGCAAGAGACTCTAAAGTGGATAAAGTCAGCGAAGTCAACTGGAATCCTACCCGTGTTGAGTAGCAGTTTTGAAAGCGGCATCGGGCACCTGTGGATCGCATTACTAGCTTCTTCCTATGTGTTAAAAGCTCCCGCTGTTGGCCTTGATACGGCTTTCTGGTTTGATAAAGACCTGCTCAAACCTTCCTTCACAAGCCGCATACAAAATGGACGCTTGATCTTACCTCAGAAGTGGCCAGAATTTTTTGAACTCAATATGAATGTTTTGCAAGCACCCTCTTAA